The proteins below come from a single Psychrobacter sp. FDAARGOS_221 genomic window:
- a CDS encoding TusE/DsrC/DsvC family sulfur relay protein, translating to MTTDTTALAGLNIHSDNQTPIALDNEGHLVDHTLWSEAVAQQLADILDVSLTTEHYAVLHKVREFHNNFNHPPSTRPLIKYLMKTLPDQDISNQKLQQMFNTGLVARHVNRIAGLPKPPNCL from the coding sequence ATGACCACAGATACCACGGCACTGGCTGGCTTAAATATTCACTCTGATAACCAAACCCCCATTGCATTAGACAATGAGGGGCACTTAGTCGATCATACCTTATGGAGTGAAGCGGTTGCGCAGCAGCTGGCCGATATTTTAGACGTGTCTTTAACCACGGAACACTACGCTGTGTTGCATAAAGTTCGAGAATTCCACAATAACTTTAATCACCCGCCTTCGACCCGGCCACTGATTAAGTACCTGATGAAAACACTGCCAGATCAAGATATTAGCAACCAAAAACTACAGCAAATGTTTAACACTGGCTTGGTTGCTCGTCATGTCAATCGTATTGCCGGACTGCCTAAACCGCCTAACTGTTTATAA
- the tusD gene encoding sulfurtransferase complex subunit TusD: MTIASTLLLITADPSHPLATHAYRYAHAFLQSQAADNSGSSKLSVFFYADAAHTANKLRWQSADRDNLTEKWRALSEQFHQPLPVCVSTALTRGITDEDNAKRHDLTSNGLAADNLAAGFELVGLGDLATALADAEKVVSF, translated from the coding sequence ATGACTATTGCCTCAACTCTACTACTGATCACAGCTGACCCAAGCCATCCGCTTGCCACCCATGCCTATCGTTATGCACACGCCTTTTTGCAGTCACAAGCTGCTGACAACTCGGGCTCATCAAAACTGAGCGTGTTTTTTTATGCTGATGCGGCGCATACGGCCAATAAACTACGCTGGCAGAGTGCAGACAGAGATAACTTAACCGAAAAATGGCGAGCACTAAGTGAGCAGTTTCATCAGCCGTTGCCGGTTTGCGTCAGTACCGCATTAACGCGTGGGATTACCGATGAAGACAATGCCAAACGCCATGATTTAACCTCAAATGGTTTGGCAGCTGACAATCTAGCAGCAGGCTTTGAGCTGGTTGGATTGGGTGATCTTGCAACCGCTTTAGCAGACGCTGAAAAAGTGGTGTCTTTTTAG
- a CDS encoding glycosyltransferase family 4 protein — protein MITRYWQQTQQPHLQSPIQRKSMLGESVGRIEPMMFFTKNTTSTKKATSDTSNFHSAKSQSFEPNHSVVQPTDMPTLHVLLVTETWLPDMNGVAMSLQRIMKQMAEMGHQVSLVRPKPKMSGNDKYKLSVQQLVEQNSFIANDIQVKGMSIPKYASLQFGLPSYPTFIKTLKRIRPDIVHIATEGPLGLAALLAAKRLGISATTGYHTQFHDFSKHFGLGVLAEPIMTYFKWLHNSSKATCVPSRKTYNDLDQLGFKRLYEVGRGVDLVQFNPKHRSNVLRTKWGANKDDTVLVMVSRLSPEKGIDLVIKSFQALKQSQPQRALKLVIVGDGPDKPRLEALAKNNKADIHFAGAQTGLDLSEHYASGDAFVFASQVETFGNVVIEAMASGLPVYAFDDAAAGMLVGSNQTAEVDNHPIKDNPSIKQSDKGALAALGNEQAFINMVANLPEQARLHQQGQLATASVAQFSWQRPAKQMLEMFYNAIGKKG, from the coding sequence ATGATAACTCGGTATTGGCAGCAAACACAGCAACCACACTTGCAATCACCTATTCAGCGCAAATCAATGCTGGGTGAGTCAGTAGGGCGCATAGAGCCAATGATGTTTTTCACTAAAAACACAACCTCCACTAAAAAAGCAACTTCTGACACATCTAACTTCCACAGTGCTAAGTCTCAATCATTTGAGCCTAATCATTCCGTAGTACAGCCTACTGATATGCCAACCCTGCACGTGCTATTGGTAACGGAAACTTGGTTACCTGACATGAACGGGGTGGCGATGAGCCTACAGCGTATCATGAAGCAGATGGCTGAGATGGGGCATCAAGTCAGTTTGGTAAGACCTAAGCCAAAAATGAGTGGTAACGATAAATACAAGTTGAGTGTTCAGCAGCTTGTAGAACAAAATAGCTTTATTGCAAATGACATACAAGTGAAAGGTATGTCGATTCCAAAGTATGCAAGCCTACAGTTTGGCCTGCCGTCTTATCCTACCTTTATAAAGACTTTAAAGCGCATTCGTCCTGATATTGTACATATTGCGACTGAGGGTCCTTTGGGGCTGGCGGCATTACTGGCTGCCAAGAGGCTTGGTATTTCTGCAACCACTGGTTATCACACTCAGTTTCATGACTTTAGCAAGCACTTTGGCCTTGGCGTCCTTGCTGAGCCGATCATGACTTATTTTAAGTGGCTGCATAATAGCTCTAAAGCAACCTGCGTGCCCAGTCGCAAAACTTACAATGACCTTGATCAGCTTGGTTTTAAACGTCTATACGAAGTGGGACGTGGTGTCGACTTGGTGCAGTTTAATCCGAAGCATCGTAGTAATGTGCTCAGAACAAAATGGGGTGCCAATAAAGATGACACCGTATTGGTGATGGTCAGCCGTTTATCACCAGAAAAAGGCATTGATTTGGTGATTAAAAGCTTTCAAGCTTTAAAGCAGTCTCAACCACAACGCGCACTGAAACTGGTTATCGTAGGTGATGGACCGGATAAACCACGACTGGAGGCTTTGGCGAAAAACAATAAAGCCGATATCCATTTTGCAGGGGCTCAAACCGGTTTGGATTTATCTGAGCATTATGCCAGCGGTGATGCATTCGTGTTTGCCAGTCAGGTAGAGACCTTTGGTAATGTGGTGATTGAAGCCATGGCCAGCGGGCTACCAGTGTATGCCTTTGATGATGCCGCAGCGGGCATGTTGGTAGGCTCTAATCAAACAGCTGAAGTGGATAACCATCCTATAAAAGATAATCCATCTATCAAACAGAGCGATAAAGGGGCATTGGCAGCATTGGGTAATGAGCAAGCTTTTATTAACATGGTCGCAAACCTACCTGAGCAAGCGCGGTTGCACCAGCAAGGTCAACTGGCGACAGCTAGTGTGGCACAATTTTCATGGCAGCGTCCTGCTAAGCAGATGCTGGAGATGTTTTATAACGCCATTGGTAAAAAGGGCTAA
- a CDS encoding phosphatase PAP2 family protein gives MRRNHTKLPDTSKPRTLAKQSVEPSPLFDLFTKNSTMAVYVNQFISWDTNLCIHINRYSTNYVIATFFKVVSRLGDGWFWYLMLISAFVLNGLSAIIPLVSTLVISLSGLAIYKLLKVKTVRPRPYQVHQVIVLGERPLDVFSFPSGHTLQAVLFTSTLGSYFPELLPIMLPFALLVALSRMVLGLHYPTDVLIGACIGYALSLWVTDVQQLIEQAVVVIG, from the coding sequence GTGAGACGCAACCACACTAAACTTCCAGATACCAGCAAGCCTCGCACGCTTGCCAAGCAAAGTGTAGAGCCAAGTCCTTTGTTTGATTTATTCACCAAAAACTCCACCATGGCAGTGTATGTCAATCAGTTCATCTCTTGGGATACCAACCTGTGTATCCATATCAATCGATACTCAACCAACTATGTCATAGCCACCTTCTTTAAGGTGGTTAGTCGTTTAGGCGATGGATGGTTCTGGTATTTGATGTTAATTTCCGCTTTTGTATTAAATGGTTTATCGGCAATCATACCTTTAGTATCGACATTGGTTATCAGTCTTAGTGGACTGGCAATTTATAAACTACTAAAAGTTAAAACAGTGCGCCCAAGACCGTATCAAGTGCATCAAGTCATCGTATTGGGTGAGCGACCACTGGATGTGTTTAGCTTTCCCTCAGGGCATACCTTACAAGCGGTTTTATTCACCTCAACCTTAGGCAGCTATTTCCCTGAGTTGTTGCCTATCATGCTCCCGTTTGCTTTATTGGTTGCCTTATCACGTATGGTATTGGGCCTTCATTATCCAACTGATGTGTTGATTGGTGCCTGTATTGGTTATGCACTGTCTTTATGGGTAACCGATGTACAACAATTGATTGAGCAAGCAGTTGTGGTAATCGGTTAG
- the glnE gene encoding bifunctional [glutamate--ammonia ligase]-adenylyl-L-tyrosine phosphorylase/[glutamate--ammonia-ligase] adenylyltransferase produces the protein MPSANHTSHLLAQDKLAQDKLAQDKQSISSNQTIPASAITPEYIEQLRIASPFAYQIWQSRQSVCQNFLTSYPLGESLSPQQVCDLIDDYTLDDGLDGELQRADEAGVMKGLRRLRELLMLRWIWQDALGIISLERLTAELSYFSDNCIIFVKDYVWETMVKRYGRPTFIDAKGQQQVDDMAIYAMGKLGAQELNLSSDIDLIFVHRARGQTDGDKTQGTKCIDNKRFMIKLGQGIIKILDTNTADGFVFRVDMRLRPWGEGSDLAIHLSALEKYFADQGRAWERFAWLKARIVNDIDNTFKQNLDDITKPFVFRYYVDYSAFAALREMKSLIQNQVAQREDLDNVKLGAGGIRDIEFVVQAFQLIYGGRHSQLEVKPCLQAMQVLHEFDFLDDQTYHNLEAAYRFLRRVEHGIQAIHDQQTQKLPSDPECQHNLAITLGFDGWDAFLQQLNTHRKNVHIPFDRMVTERQTATNTSVDAKDELQSLTRILTEENNNKLEQFWNSKLVANLTQEAKNRLDTAYPVLVHALLEHENKQGKANVALPRLIDLLEAICRRSIYLVMLAENPNATVNLIPMLSASPWIAGELTRYPVLLDSFLQQRYRHLPDKDELANILRQRLLRVEPDDEETLLNVLRLFKNNQVLAVAASDVIAERPIMKVSDSLTYIAEVVLEFTLERAFSELVKRHGYPINQQGESVTEAHSGFAIIGYGKLGGIEMSYTSDLDLVFIHQINEQAMTTGGKPVSGMKFTARLAQKLMTYLNTQTRDGRAYEIDMRLRPSGNAGMMVVSSRSFERYQLEKAWVWEHQALVRARVICGDKRVQHSFNHIRKQVLTRHLDINELKQQVIEMRNKMKDHLGSNQQTQQQGKFHLKQDAGGIVDIEFMAQFGVLAHAHAHPELAQWSDNVRIFESMAAAGVWDEETCQGLIQAYLDLRTAIHKIALANEDIVVDVNPWQKTREFVISKWNQIVV, from the coding sequence TTGCCATCTGCGAATCACACCTCTCATCTTTTAGCTCAAGACAAGCTAGCTCAAGACAAGCTAGCTCAAGATAAACAATCTATTTCATCCAATCAGACCATTCCCGCCAGCGCCATAACGCCTGAGTACATTGAACAATTAAGAATAGCCAGTCCATTTGCGTATCAAATTTGGCAAAGTAGACAATCTGTTTGTCAAAACTTTTTGACCAGCTATCCCTTAGGTGAGTCATTATCACCGCAACAAGTCTGTGATCTAATTGATGACTACACCTTAGACGATGGCCTCGATGGTGAGCTGCAGCGTGCTGATGAAGCAGGGGTCATGAAGGGGCTACGCCGCTTACGAGAGCTGCTAATGCTGCGCTGGATTTGGCAAGATGCACTAGGCATTATCAGTTTGGAGCGCCTAACCGCTGAGCTGTCTTATTTTTCTGATAACTGCATTATCTTTGTCAAAGACTATGTGTGGGAGACGATGGTCAAGCGCTATGGTCGGCCTACTTTTATCGATGCCAAAGGTCAACAACAAGTTGATGATATGGCCATCTATGCAATGGGTAAGCTTGGCGCTCAAGAGCTAAATTTATCCAGTGATATTGACTTGATCTTTGTGCATCGCGCGCGCGGTCAGACCGATGGAGATAAAACGCAAGGAACTAAGTGTATTGATAACAAGCGCTTTATGATCAAACTCGGTCAAGGCATTATTAAGATACTTGATACCAATACTGCTGATGGCTTTGTCTTTAGAGTGGATATGCGCCTGCGTCCATGGGGTGAGGGCAGTGACTTAGCGATTCATTTATCGGCGTTAGAGAAGTATTTTGCTGATCAAGGCCGTGCTTGGGAACGTTTTGCTTGGTTAAAAGCGCGTATTGTCAACGATATTGACAATACTTTTAAACAGAATCTAGACGACATTACCAAGCCGTTTGTGTTCCGCTATTATGTGGATTACAGTGCCTTTGCTGCACTGCGCGAAATGAAGTCATTAATTCAGAACCAAGTGGCGCAAAGGGAAGATTTAGACAACGTCAAATTAGGCGCGGGTGGTATTCGTGATATAGAGTTCGTAGTACAGGCCTTTCAGTTAATTTATGGTGGCCGTCATAGTCAGTTAGAGGTGAAACCTTGTTTGCAAGCCATGCAAGTGCTACATGAGTTTGACTTTTTAGATGACCAAACCTATCACAACCTAGAAGCTGCTTATCGATTCTTACGTCGTGTTGAACATGGTATTCAAGCCATTCATGATCAACAAACTCAAAAGCTACCCAGTGACCCTGAGTGTCAGCATAACTTAGCCATTACCTTAGGGTTTGACGGTTGGGATGCCTTCTTGCAGCAGCTTAATACGCATCGTAAAAATGTGCATATTCCCTTTGATCGGATGGTTACTGAGCGTCAAACGGCTACCAATACCAGTGTCGATGCTAAAGATGAGCTACAAAGCCTAACCCGTATCTTAACCGAAGAAAATAACAACAAGCTGGAGCAGTTTTGGAACAGTAAACTGGTCGCTAATTTGACCCAAGAAGCCAAGAATCGACTGGATACTGCCTATCCGGTGCTGGTGCATGCGCTACTTGAGCATGAGAATAAGCAGGGTAAGGCAAATGTGGCTTTGCCGCGCTTAATCGATCTATTAGAAGCCATCTGTCGCCGCTCTATTTACCTGGTGATGTTGGCTGAGAATCCTAATGCTACCGTCAACTTAATTCCCATGTTGTCAGCCAGTCCTTGGATTGCTGGCGAGTTGACGCGTTATCCTGTGCTTCTTGATTCATTTTTGCAGCAGCGCTACCGACATCTGCCGGACAAAGATGAGCTTGCCAATATCTTACGTCAGCGCTTATTGCGGGTTGAGCCAGATGATGAAGAGACACTGCTAAACGTGCTGCGACTGTTTAAAAACAACCAGGTATTGGCAGTCGCTGCCAGTGACGTGATCGCTGAACGTCCGATTATGAAAGTGTCAGATTCTTTAACTTATATCGCCGAAGTGGTGCTAGAGTTTACTTTGGAGCGGGCATTTTCTGAACTGGTTAAACGCCATGGCTATCCGATAAATCAACAAGGCGAGTCGGTGACGGAAGCACACAGTGGCTTTGCCATTATCGGCTACGGCAAGCTTGGCGGCATAGAGATGTCTTATACCTCTGATCTAGACTTAGTGTTTATCCATCAGATTAATGAGCAAGCGATGACTACCGGCGGCAAGCCGGTTAGCGGTATGAAATTTACCGCACGATTAGCACAAAAGCTAATGACATATCTGAATACTCAAACCCGCGATGGTCGTGCTTATGAAATTGACATGCGTTTAAGACCGTCGGGCAATGCCGGTATGATGGTGGTCTCAAGTCGTTCATTTGAGCGTTATCAGCTCGAAAAAGCTTGGGTGTGGGAGCATCAAGCCTTGGTGCGGGCACGTGTTATTTGTGGTGATAAGCGAGTGCAGCACAGTTTTAACCACATACGTAAGCAGGTGTTGACCCGTCATCTAGACATCAATGAGCTGAAACAGCAAGTGATTGAGATGCGTAATAAAATGAAAGATCATTTGGGCAGCAATCAACAAACCCAGCAGCAAGGCAAATTTCATTTAAAACAAGACGCTGGCGGTATTGTCGATATCGAGTTTATGGCTCAGTTTGGCGTATTGGCACATGCCCACGCACATCCTGAGCTGGCTCAGTGGAGCGACAATGTGCGTATCTTTGAAAGTATGGCAGCAGCCGGCGTTTGGGATGAAGAGACCTGTCAGGGCTTGATTCAAGCCTATTTGGACTTACGCACTGCAATACACAAAATTGCGCTGGCCAATGAAGATATCGTGGTCGATGTCAATCCGTGGCAGAAGACACGTGAATTTGTCATATCAAAATGGAATCAGATTGTTGTATAA
- a CDS encoding branched-chain amino acid transaminase: protein MNMATTDGKLWLNGTMLEQPDAKIHVLTHSLHYGMAVFEGVRAYETDDGRTAIFRLDDHTDRLLGSAKIFQLDVPYDKATLDQAQKDVVKQNNLASAYIRPLIWVGAEKLGLSSRGNSINAMVAAWQWGAYLGEEGIQKGIRVKTSSYTHHMTNVTMCKAKAASNYPVSIMANQEVTRNGYDEAILMDPQGYVCQGSGENLFLVKNGELHTPDLAGGALDGITRRTIIQFAEDLGIKVIERRITRDEFYLADEVFMTGTAAEVTPIREYDDRTIGNGGRGEITEKLQTLYFDVVHGRNEQYKHWLSFID, encoded by the coding sequence ATGAATATGGCAACAACCGACGGTAAACTTTGGCTAAATGGCACCATGCTTGAGCAGCCAGATGCTAAAATTCACGTACTAACCCACAGCTTGCATTACGGCATGGCTGTTTTTGAAGGGGTGCGTGCCTATGAAACGGATGACGGTCGTACTGCAATCTTCCGTCTTGATGATCATACCGATCGCTTGTTGGGTTCTGCTAAGATTTTCCAATTAGATGTGCCTTATGACAAAGCCACTTTGGATCAAGCACAAAAAGACGTGGTTAAGCAAAATAACTTAGCGTCTGCCTATATCCGCCCACTTATTTGGGTAGGTGCAGAAAAGCTGGGTCTGTCTTCACGTGGCAATAGTATCAATGCAATGGTTGCTGCCTGGCAGTGGGGCGCCTATCTTGGTGAAGAGGGTATTCAAAAAGGTATCCGAGTTAAAACCTCATCGTACACACACCACATGACCAATGTCACCATGTGTAAAGCTAAAGCAGCGAGCAACTATCCTGTATCGATCATGGCCAACCAAGAAGTAACACGCAATGGCTATGATGAAGCAATCCTAATGGATCCACAAGGTTATGTGTGCCAAGGCTCAGGTGAGAACTTATTCTTAGTTAAAAATGGCGAGTTACACACCCCAGATCTAGCCGGCGGTGCGTTAGATGGTATTACCCGTCGTACAATTATCCAGTTCGCTGAAGACTTAGGCATCAAGGTCATTGAACGCCGTATCACGCGTGATGAATTCTACCTTGCTGATGAAGTATTCATGACAGGTACTGCTGCTGAAGTAACACCAATTCGTGAATACGATGATCGCACTATTGGTAATGGCGGACGCGGTGAAATCACTGAGAAGCTACAGACCTTATACTTCGATGTGGTGCATGGCCGCAATGAACAATACAAGCATTGGTTAAGCTTCATTGACTAA
- the rfbB gene encoding dTDP-glucose 4,6-dehydratase, translating into MKILITGGAGFIGSAVVRHIIENTQDEVLNIDKLTYAGNLESLDSVSDNPRYRFEQIDICDRQALEQAFASFKPDAIMHLAAESHVDRSIDGPAEFIHTNIVGTYTLLEVVRQYWQQLDADKKQRFKFHHISTDEVYGDLENTSDLFTETTPYAPSSPYSASKASSDHLVRAWHRTYGLPVVITNCSNNYGPYHFPEKLIPLVILNALEGKSLPVYGTGNQIRDWLYVEDHARALYKVVTEGVVGETYNIGGHNEKQNIEVVKMICHILDELQPQADGQSYELLITFVKDRPGHDLRYAIDATKIQQELGWRPEETFDTGIRKTVQWYLDNLTWCRRVQDGSYQRERLGVQPE; encoded by the coding sequence ATGAAAATTCTAATAACAGGTGGCGCAGGATTTATTGGTTCTGCTGTGGTGCGTCATATTATTGAAAACACCCAAGATGAGGTGCTCAATATTGATAAATTGACGTATGCAGGCAATCTAGAATCGCTGGACAGCGTCTCAGACAACCCTAGATATCGCTTTGAGCAAATAGATATTTGTGACAGACAGGCGTTAGAGCAAGCTTTTGCTAGCTTTAAACCGGATGCCATTATGCATTTAGCCGCTGAGTCACATGTTGATCGCTCTATTGACGGGCCTGCTGAATTTATACATACCAATATTGTTGGCACTTACACTCTGTTAGAAGTGGTGCGCCAATATTGGCAACAATTAGATGCTGACAAAAAACAACGCTTTAAGTTTCACCATATCTCAACTGACGAAGTGTATGGCGATTTAGAAAATACCTCTGATTTATTTACAGAGACCACGCCTTACGCACCAAGTTCGCCTTATTCTGCTTCGAAAGCCAGCTCTGACCATTTGGTTCGCGCTTGGCATCGTACTTATGGTCTGCCAGTAGTAATTACTAATTGTTCTAACAACTACGGACCATATCACTTTCCTGAAAAATTGATTCCACTGGTTATCTTAAATGCACTTGAGGGTAAGTCGTTACCTGTCTATGGTACAGGTAATCAGATTCGTGATTGGCTATATGTAGAAGATCATGCCCGTGCGTTATATAAAGTGGTAACTGAAGGCGTGGTAGGAGAAACTTACAATATTGGCGGACACAATGAGAAGCAAAACATCGAAGTGGTTAAGATGATTTGCCACATCTTAGATGAATTGCAACCACAAGCTGATGGTCAATCCTATGAGTTGCTTATTACCTTTGTTAAAGATCGTCCAGGTCATGATCTGCGTTATGCTATTGATGCCACTAAGATTCAACAAGAGCTTGGCTGGAGGCCGGAAGAAACTTTTGATACCGGTATCCGTAAAACAGTACAATGGTATCTAGACAACCTAACTTGGTGTCGACGAGTTCAAGACGGCAGTTATCAACGTGAAAGATTGGGAGTACAGCCAGAATGA
- the rfbA gene encoding glucose-1-phosphate thymidylyltransferase RfbA, with translation MSTKGIILAGGSGTRLYPITKGVSKQLLPIYDKPMIYYPLSVLMLAGIQDVLVISTPEDIDGFKRLLGDGSQLGIDIDYAVQPSPDGLAQAFVIGEDFIDDSNVCLVLGDNIFYGQGFTPMLKKAVERPSGATVFGYQVKDPERFGVVEFDDNQRAISLEEKPAHPKSNFAVTGLYFYDNDVVEMAKKVQPSDRGELEITSINQMYLQRGDLNVELLGRGFAWLDTGTHESLLEAGMFVETIEKRQGYKVACLEEIAYNNGWLTEDEVLQQGQKLSKNSYGQYLLALAEGKL, from the coding sequence ATGAGTACCAAAGGCATTATTCTTGCAGGAGGCTCAGGAACACGCTTGTATCCTATCACTAAAGGGGTCTCTAAGCAGCTACTGCCAATCTATGATAAGCCAATGATTTATTATCCGTTGTCTGTGCTGATGCTGGCAGGGATTCAGGATGTTTTAGTCATTAGTACCCCAGAAGATATCGATGGTTTTAAGCGTTTGCTTGGTGATGGCAGTCAACTGGGTATTGATATTGATTATGCGGTTCAACCAAGTCCTGATGGGTTAGCACAAGCGTTTGTTATCGGTGAAGACTTTATTGATGATAGTAATGTGTGCTTGGTGTTGGGCGATAATATCTTTTATGGTCAAGGCTTTACGCCCATGTTAAAAAAAGCAGTAGAACGTCCATCCGGCGCTACTGTGTTCGGTTATCAAGTCAAAGACCCTGAGCGTTTTGGTGTGGTTGAGTTTGATGACAATCAACGCGCCATTTCATTAGAAGAAAAACCGGCGCATCCAAAATCGAATTTTGCGGTCACAGGTTTGTACTTTTATGATAATGATGTGGTTGAAATGGCCAAGAAAGTACAGCCATCAGATCGAGGCGAGCTTGAGATTACCAGTATCAATCAGATGTACCTACAGCGTGGCGACTTAAATGTTGAATTACTCGGTCGTGGTTTTGCTTGGTTAGATACTGGCACACATGAAAGCTTGCTTGAGGCAGGGATGTTTGTTGAAACTATTGAAAAGCGTCAAGGTTATAAAGTGGCCTGTCTTGAAGAAATTGCCTATAACAATGGTTGGCTAACCGAAGATGAGGTATTACAGCAGGGTCAAAAGCTGAGTAAAAATAGTTACGGTCAATATTTATTAGCACTGGCAGAAGGCAAGTTATGA
- a CDS encoding sugar 3,4-ketoisomerase, translating into MSLVNLIDLPVLGDDRGSLVAIEAMDTIPFEVKRVYYIFDTKAGVSRGFHAHHQLQQLAVCVSGKCRMRLDNGQTKEDVWLDSPSKGLLIGDMIWREMHDFSEECVLLVLASEHYDEADYIRDYDEFLKSVNQ; encoded by the coding sequence ATGAGTTTAGTTAATTTGATTGATTTGCCAGTATTAGGCGATGATAGAGGCTCGTTGGTTGCCATTGAAGCAATGGACACCATTCCGTTTGAAGTTAAGCGGGTCTATTATATTTTTGATACCAAAGCTGGCGTTTCGCGCGGTTTCCACGCCCATCATCAGCTACAACAATTGGCTGTGTGCGTATCAGGAAAATGTCGGATGCGTTTAGATAATGGTCAAACCAAAGAAGATGTTTGGCTTGATTCACCAAGTAAAGGTCTGTTAATCGGTGATATGATATGGCGTGAGATGCATGATTTTAGTGAAGAATGTGTGCTACTGGTATTAGCCAGTGAGCATTATGACGAAGCCGATTATATCCGTGATTATGATGAGTTTTTGAAGAGCGTCAATCAATGA
- a CDS encoding acyltransferase: MSFIHPLADVSSTHLGEGTKVWQFVVILKGAIIGRNCNICAHTFIEDDVIIGNNVTLKSGVYVWSGTRIEDDVFLGPNATLTNDMMPRSKQYPDRLFGITLKKGASIGANATLLPGVTIGEYAMVGELC; encoded by the coding sequence ATGAGTTTTATTCACCCATTAGCAGATGTGAGTTCTACCCATTTAGGTGAAGGTACTAAGGTTTGGCAATTTGTGGTCATTCTTAAAGGCGCTATTATTGGCAGAAACTGTAACATTTGTGCTCATACCTTTATTGAGGATGATGTAATAATTGGTAATAATGTAACACTAAAATCAGGTGTGTATGTTTGGTCAGGTACAAGAATTGAGGACGATGTATTTCTAGGTCCTAATGCAACTTTGACTAATGATATGATGCCGCGATCAAAACAATATCCTGATAGATTATTTGGTATTACCTTAAAAAAAGGGGCAAGTATTGGTGCTAATGCCACGCTTTTACCAGGTGTGACTATAGGTGAATACGCTATGGTAGGTGAGCTATGCTGA